Within Terriglobales bacterium, the genomic segment CACAAAGCGCTCTGGCAAGGTGAACTTCACTCGCAGCGGCCCCACCGCGGTCACCCAGAACAGCCGGTCCCCGATGGCCACCTGCTGGCCCGCGCGCACGTAGCGCCGGGCGACTACGCCATTGAAGGGCGCCTGAATGCGCGTTTTCCCAAATTCCAGGGCCAGGGATTTCGCCGTAGCCTGGGCGTTGTGCAGGTTCTCCCGCGCCCGCTCCACTTCAGATTCGTCCGCTTCCACTTTGAAGCGGGCGTGTTCCAGGTCCTGCTTGGTGATGAGCTGCGCCTCCCACATCTTTTCGGCGCGCTCCAGGTCGGACTTTAGCACCTTGACCTCGCCCTCCCAGCCTTTGAGGTCGGCGGCGCTGCTGCGCACTTTGGCGTCGGCCGCTTCCTTGTCGGCGGTGATCTGCCGGTCGTCGAGCGTGGCCAGAAGTTGTCCCTGGCGCACCATCGTTCCCGCGTCTACGTTGACTTTTGCGACGACGCCCTCTCGCTGCGATTGGACGTCCACCTGGTTCTCCACCACGATGGGCCCGGAGGCCACGAAGGTGCTCTCTTGCGGCGCAACCGGAGCCGGGGCGGGTTTGGCGGCCGCAGCGGTCGCCGGGGCGGGTTTGGAGCCGCCGCAACCCAGCCAGGTCACCAGGCTCGCCGCAAGGAATACGGTGATTGCCACACGCTTTGCCACGCTAGCCCTCCCCAGAATTCGTTCCCCGGTATCTACAGACCAAACCACGACCACAGTTTGAAGCGCATCCACATCGCGGTGTGGCGGAACAGCACGTAGCCTGCCGGCCGCCAACCCGCTGCATACCAGCCCGTACGGACATTGACTTTGCCGCGCCCCTGCATGCCGGGCCGCATCAGCGCGTCGGTGTCCTCGTTGGCGACCGTGACGCGAGCGAAGAAGACGCGGTGCTCCTCTTCCACCTGACTCAGGGGACTGATGACCTCAAGCTTTC encodes:
- a CDS encoding efflux RND transporter periplasmic adaptor subunit — its product is MAKRVAITVFLAASLVTWLGCGGSKPAPATAAAAKPAPAPVAPQESTFVASGPIVVENQVDVQSQREGVVAKVNVDAGTMVRQGQLLATLDDRQITADKEAADAKVRSSAADLKGWEGEVKVLKSDLERAEKMWEAQLITKQDLEHARFKVEADESEVERARENLHNAQATAKSLALEFGKTRIQAPFNGVVARRYVRAGQQVAIGDRLFWVTAVGPLRVKFTLPERFVGQVKKGDELSVTAGAGDQQKHTAKVIQVSPVVDPSSGTIEVLAEVMGAAADLRPGMTANVILPNPK